The following coding sequences lie in one Mucilaginibacter sp. KACC 22773 genomic window:
- a CDS encoding glycerol acyltransferase: MIIKSKPLPFFLLKMAGYLVERVLKSRLNKLVINPIEIKPGHSYILLCNHFGFGDGFLGFYLAWKVILKQGQMKRLYIMSVKKQMQKNRWLRYCGSFSVEPGKVSIRESFAYAAEQLAEPGNLLLFFPQGNLESCHIRSIKFQEGIAEIIPLIKGNCQIIWTSNIIEYFESLSPSVYFNMLDCGTNHNFDFDTLKQQVNQHHLQSIKQNIRFTDEEN, from the coding sequence ATGATCATTAAATCAAAGCCACTACCTTTTTTTTTATTAAAAATGGCCGGGTACCTGGTCGAGAGGGTTTTAAAATCGCGTTTAAATAAACTGGTTATTAACCCAATTGAAATTAAGCCCGGCCATTCCTATATTTTATTATGCAATCACTTTGGCTTTGGCGATGGTTTTTTAGGTTTTTATTTAGCCTGGAAGGTAATTTTAAAGCAGGGGCAGATGAAGCGCTTATACATCATGTCGGTAAAAAAACAAATGCAAAAGAACCGCTGGCTCAGGTATTGTGGCAGTTTTTCTGTTGAACCGGGTAAAGTATCTATCAGGGAAAGTTTTGCATATGCTGCCGAACAACTGGCCGAACCGGGCAACCTGCTGCTGTTTTTTCCGCAGGGTAACCTGGAAAGCTGCCATATCCGGTCGATTAAGTTCCAGGAGGGTATTGCCGAAATAATCCCGCTGATTAAGGGGAACTGCCAAATCATCTGGACCAGCAATATTATCGAATACTTTGAAAGTTTAAGCCCCTCGGTATATTTCAATATGCTTGATTGTGGTACAAATCACAACTTCGACTTCGATACATTGAAACAACAGGTTAACCAACACCACCTTCAATCAATTAAGCAAAATATACGTTTTACTGACGAAGAAAATTAA